CAGAACGAAAAGCTCTGACAGGGGGTCTGCCCAGAGGGAAGTTTTTTGGAGACAGCTCTCTCAGATCAAGTGAAGTGCTCAAACGCAGACTTTGAACACGccagtggggagggagggaagttTCTGCTGAGCCTGATAATGACTCACAACGTCTGCTTCGGGACTGTCTCACAGAACAGGATCCTATTATAAACTTTTCCTGCTGTGAGCAAGCACCATTGTTCTGTTGTTAAAAGGCATCATTACCAGGGAAAAGAACTAGTTGTAGTTTTCCAGTCAAACTTCTTTGTGGATTGAAAGGCAGCAGAAACTCTACCTCTGGTGCCTGATGCAGAAGACTCTATCTGGCAAGAGCCATGCAGTGCTGTTCATCGAATAATGCTCACCATCTCCCATCAATCTGTGGACATGACTGCCTAATTGACTTAACAGTGGTTaagatgttgtgtgtgtgactgagggagtgtgtgtgggtgcctgtgtgtaactgtgtattTCataatgtgtgagtgtatgtttgtatgtctgtatatgtatgtgagtgtgtgcagaaGTAGTCCTGcgcctgtgtatgtgtttgtgcacttGCGGCGGGACTCACCCCGATCACGGCCTGAATGAGCGGGCTCTTGCTCTCGTCCTCCTCGTTGACCGCGTTGACGTCGGCCCCGTGCGCCAGCGCCTCGGCCATGACGGGCAGGTTGCGCGCCCTCGACGCCTTGTACAGCAGCACCCCCGGGTGCAGGTCCCGCGGGTCCTCCGGGTCCGACGTCTCAggctccagctccgcctccccACTGGACTCCTCCGAAACCTCGCACTCTGCAGAAACAACGCTCAAGCTGTTACAGCAGCCCCTACAAGCACACACCTTTGGTCTGCCATGGACTATATTAGCAGTAGCTACACCTGGTCCAGGGCAGACACAGACATTCCTGTTTTACATTCCAACTCAAGTCTCaagtacataaatacacaagCCATTGACTGGACTGAACCACTGCTTCTCCCAGTCATAATCTGACTTCTTACAAAAGTTTCTGCCATTAAGCACAATGGTCAATAATAACGACATAATTCTTTGATGGACAAACATAGAGAACATCAAAGTCTTGTTAAGGTCACGGTATGATCATAACCTCACAGAGGACTTATGAGCCGATGTGAAGGATTACGGTCAGACCATAAGGCAGTTTGCAGACTCAGCCACTCCGTTTCCCTACCCTTGTAACAGGTACTAATGTACACGCATATACAGcaacatgtgtatgcatgtacattcaCACTTTGTCATTGACATTTTGAACACAAAAAATTTAACaaacaaatgtgttaaaaacacttcattttaGTATTTGGACTTAAGGTTTTTGAGAGACTGTTCCAGAATCTCTTTTAAGCTATTTGTATACATTATACAGAATGGAGTACCATTACTCCAATCCACACATGCTATCAATACAATTTAATCACCCAGTCAATGCACAAATAGATGTATTTTTGATGGAGACATTTTCTGTACTTTGTTAGTGCCAGAGGCCTATCTTTCCAGTCCCATCTCTGCCCCGGCGTCGGTGCCACCCACCTTCCTCTGTGACACTGTCCACGACTGACCCAAACACCAGGATGTCTGTGCTGCCGTCAGTGCTGCCACCCAGGCCACTGTCACTGCTCAGACCTGCAGGGCCAACAAGCGCCAAGCCAGGGACACGTTAGtcactccctctgcctctccaggCCAAACCACACTGTGGACTTCACCCCAAACTGCCACATTTCTCCCATTTCGCTGCACACAAGCCCTGGCAAACATGATATCCTTCCTGTGGCTGATGACATGATCTACCGTCTGTTTAAAACCTTTGTTCATCTGACAAACCTTTTCACAATCATGAGCACATAACATAACACATAGCCCATAACACTTCacagtgtatttgtatttaagtATTTGGTTAGACCAAGCACACATGGGGGGGCAATTAGAGTCCTGATTTACAAATGCTTTCTATTTCCAACAATACACTTTGTAATGGTTTTATGCTTTTCACACGTGTGCTTTAATTTAATCATTGCATTATAACTTAAATAATGCCCTGTTTATTCTATGTTAAAGCACTACACTTCTGAGAGTAACTGGATGCCCTGTAAAGAGGATGCCAGTACTGGACCTTGGACTGAGATCTCCACAGCACATTAAATTGAGCGTGTGCACATACGCACATGGATGTGcgaatctgtgtgtgtgtgtgtgtgtgtgcacatggggAAACTTACTGCGGGGACCGGAGCCTGTGTCGAAGTAGGAGAAGAGGGTGTCCAGCTCATCGGGGCAGAACAGAGAGTCCCTGCGGAACTTTCTCTCCAGTGCAGTGGCAGCTAAGAATTATGGGTAAACAGGGGAGGAACTCAGAAACGCGGGTAGAACTCAAAAACCTACATCAGAAGCTGTTCGACCCAGTGAAGCTATGTGGCATGAATGTGTAATATCATGAGTGTTCTATTGAAATGCACTCAGTACTGAAGGCCTCATTAACAAACTCAGGTGTTGGAATGTATAGTTTTCAGCTGCACTATGGATGATGAACAGAACGGACTCAGAACATTGACTCTTTACAGCGCTTAACCTTAGAGCGTTATGGAGGCTGcagcaaagagacagagatcTTGCTTGAACTAAACCAACCAATAAGAAGCTGTGTTGCTAAAACGCCTACCACTAAACTGGGGGTCACTGTGAAGTGGTCTGTAGGAGgaacggggtgggggggtaccTGAGGAGAGATTGCCGGGTGACGCACTCCCGGGGTCTTGGCGGTATTTCCGCCGGGTCTTGGGTGCCCTGGTGGAGCTGTTGTGCCTCTGGCACTTCTTCACACTCCAGCGCCGTGACTTCCGCTCACCGTTCACCAGCGCCTCACCACCCGCCATCTTCTTCAGGAAGCGCTTCTCTACATACTTCGCCTTTATCCAGGCCTCCTTCTCCTGCCTGCCATGTGACCCGGGAGGAGAGAGTGCAACGACTATCTCAGACTACAGCAGGCATatcaattaaattacattactggcttttagcagacgctcttatccagagtgacgtacatAGGTTGCAATTGTTACCTGTTATtgatttgtacagctggatatttgctaaggcaattctgggttaaataccttgccaagggtacagcagcagtactccaGCAGGGAGTCGAttcagcagccttttggttacgagccctgcaccttaccactatgctacactgccaccccattgGCATCAGTGCAGCAATCTTCCCTGAGGGAGGCTCTCTCAACTGAAACTGTTGTGCATTTCATGGGTGCAGACAGATAATATCTGCAGGCACTGATCTAAGACAAGTTAAAGCTTTCTGCATCAAACTGTTGTTGCTGAAAGAGTGGATGGCTGCTCCCAGATCAGTGTTTTTGGATCACTGTCTACGCTGATCTGTTTAATTCACAGACAGTGGTCCTGCAATGCTCACCTTGAGCTGGAGGGCCCGGGCTTCTTCAGGCCGAGCTCCTCACATGTTCCCTCGTAGATGTGGTTGATGACGCTGTTTCCCAGCTCACACATAAGCTGCAGCAGAcgagaaagaggagggagttACAGAAAGCTCAATGTTCTAAACAGACACAGCGCTCACAATCCAAGTCCAGAGGTATGAACAGAAACACTACACACTTATGATTACCAACAGTAATCACACTGGTCagcagtggtggtggtagtgCTGTTTACCTTCAGTAACTCTGGTTCCCAGGAGTCCAGTGTGAGAGAGCGGACCTTGGAACAGTGCACACCCAAACTCCTGAAACgatgagagagacacagagcattAAGCAGCTGAGCCTGCAGAGGGAAGCCGGAGAACAGGCTTCAATGATGAACACCGGGACTCATGCCGATGCCTGGATCTAGGGCGCTGTCGGACTCCAACTTTCCAAGCAGATGAAAGTCGGGGGTACCGTTCAGCGGTGAAACGCTCAGATTCCTTCCTCCCCCACAAAACTCCCGCCGAGTATGACAGATAAAAGGCTCCTCTCCCCGGCCTACTCCGCTCTGAGACCTCAGGGCCTCCCCACCCTCGCTGTGAGATGGTACACCCGCAAAGTTATGCAACTCCTGCCTCTCACTGCCCCCCAATCGGGCTCTTCTCTTTTGCCCAGAGGACCAAATAAGCAGGCTGTCTGAAGGGAGAAGCCTTCAGAGCTGTGCTTTGGGGAAAAATATCCActgagaggaaagcagaggcATCGTGTTAAAAGTGCCAAAGACCAGAACATCCCTGGAGATCAGGGATGTGCTCGTCCTGTGGATGACCCCTCCGCCTCGCCGCCGTATCTGCGAGCTTCAATGATTCATGCAACAGCGACAGATGGAACATTTAGGTCTGGGAGCAGAAGGTACGGGCGCTGGACAGCCCTGCCGTAGTGTGATACAAAGAGCCGTGACACAAAATCAGTCGAAAGGCTCGCTTTTCATGTCCCATCGAGCGTTTCCCCGTGGAGGAAAGCGACATGCGGATGTCATCTCCTCTGTCGCACAGTGACACCAGTGCTCCCTCCTGAAGGCAGCACTCAGAGCTTCCGGAAATTTCTGCGGCCAATCTTTCCACCAGGTGGATCAATTAGAGGCCGAATCCGCGGGGATTAATCCCTTGGGAAACTGCCTGGCTGGCCGCACTGTCATGCAAATGAGCCCTCTACCCAGAGGCCCCCGTGCCTGGCTGGGTATCCGGGCAACCACGgcacccccccaaaaaaacgGAAAGGATGAAAACCCTTGCCCGTCCATTTCTCCCTTCGAGTGGAGGCATTATTGAGCTCTGCGTGAGAAAGAGTGACCGCATGTTAAGCCATGAATATTCAACAGGTGGTCTGGAATGAGGGGGCGCTGATTACATAAACAGTGATAATCGCTGTTCTGAAACAAATGCCGCCAGCCCTTGAAAGTAGAAAAACACCATTGTTCGGATACTAGTGAAACCAAACTGATGGTGCAAGTGGGAGGGTGTCTAGTCACAACGCATAATCAGTGTCATTCTCGTGTCAACTGTAAAAAGTTTGACATGTAAAATGATTGATTCTTTTAACACTTCACATATTCTTAAATGTGATTTgatattttctgtatgtacttTTAATGTGGCCTTATTATATGCGGTTACATACCTttgctatgtaagttgctctgaataagagtgtctgctgaatgactcaGTGTAAAAGTAAACGTAATCTGATTTTGAGTGATTCTTCATCAAGGGCGTGGCACAGGGACGGTTAATGACCCTGAGAGTGCTGTCTCACCCACGTCATTACTTCTGCAATGAGTTCACATTGAGGAAATGAACGTGACTTAATCCTATCAGTGCCCACTGACGGTAATCTTTAATCGATCTTGTGTGGCGGAACACGCAGATTGAATTAAGTCGACTGGACAGGAGGGACGGAGTAAGGTCAGAAGGTCCAGGTGACACTGACGCCTCTTCAAGCCAACGTGTACACCGCAAGCAGCCTTCGGTGCAACCCCCAGTGACCCTCATTCAGCCGTGAGCATCATCATTCACAGTGATGACTACCACAGGAAACGGCACAGAAGAAGGAAGATTTATCAGCCCTTCAGAAAGCAGTTCTCACTTTCCTCCTCTGAGTCAGTCATACCGAGTTCACTGAGTCATTCACAATGGTAAAGAGCCAATTCACCGTAGCAGTCCAATCTTTCTGAATCTTATTTCATATGAGAACTATTTAGACTGGACTGTAGATTACCAAAAATCACTGAACTGTACAGGCCAGAACTAGACTGTTGTAGCCTTATCCTGTATCCTCTCATTACACACTAAACCACAAAAGCATATAAACATCACTGAAGTAGTGAGCTGGCTAACTGATTTATATTTATGCTCAATATATGTTCACTTTACATCAAAGAGGTCTCCAGACTGCTGCAATAATTCTGTGGTGAGCCATGGATAAATCAGGAAGAGAAATATAAACCCATATAAATGATCCAACATCAGTTCATGGAGAGTTCACTGAAGCTAACTGAGATGTAGTATTCATGACCCTGAGGATATTGGAACTGTTAAAAATACACCTGAAAAGTGTGTATAGCATATCACAACTGTGATCTTTGTGGTCACACCCCACTGAATGATTATCCCAGTAACATAGCAGTGTGCATCTGCCATCATTCCGGTAACACAGCAAGCATATTTGTGATCGTCCCCCATAACACAGCAGTGCATATCTGTGATCGTCCCCCATAACACAGCAGTGCGTATCTGTGATCGTCCCCCATAACACAGCAGTGCGTATCTGTGATCGTCCCCCATAACACAGCAGTGCGTATCTGTGATCGTCCCCCATAACACAGCAGTGCGTATCTGTGATCGTCCCCCATAACACAGCAGTGCGTATCTGTGATCGTCCCCcataacacagcagtgtgtaccTGTGATCGTCCCCCATAACACAGCAGTGCGTATCTGTGATCGTCCCCcataacacagcagtgtgtaccTGTGATCGTCCCCCATAACACAGCAGTGCATATCTGTGATCGTCCCCCATAACACAGCAGTGCGTATCTGTGATCGTCCCCCATAATACAGCAGTGTGTACCTGTGACGGTCTCGGTAACACAGCAGTGCGTACCTGTGATGGTCCCAgtaacacagcagtgtgtaccTGTGACGGTCCCAGTAACACAGCAGTGCGTATCTGTGATCGTCCCCcataacacagcagtgtgtatcTGTAACGGTCTCAgtaacacagcagtgtgtatcTGTGACGGTCCCAgtaacacagcagtgtgtatcTGTGACGGTCCCAGTAACACAGCGGTGTGTACCTGTGACGGTCCCAgtaacacagcagtgtgtaccTGTGACGGTCCCAgtaacacagcagtgtgtacctgtgtatgcCGGAGCACTCGATGCAGAGCAGGATGCCCAGGTTGATGCTGGCCCAGCGCGGGTCGGCCTGGCCGCAGTCGCAGCACTGCTCGTTGCCCGGGATACTCTGCACGCGCTGCAGGATGCTGTCCCCCCGCACGCTGCGCTCCCGCGGCTCGCTGGCCGAGTCGATGCTGCTGGTGGACGGGGAGGCCGTCCGGTCCAGACGCTGAAGAGGCACACAAAGGAGCGGTCAGTGGCGACACTTCGGCACTGGAGCCAATATTAGCCAATATGCCTGCCTTGCAACATCCTGCCCAAGTCCACACACTACTTTCTGCCTTTTGAATGTAAGCTATTGATTTAACTTGTGCCCTGAGGAAACTTGTCGATAGCTGAAACAACATTGGGAGCAGACAATGAAAGTGAGCTTGCCCTCATGAGAGGCCACAGAAAATGATCACACATAACAAACTAGGTGTCATCACTAAATCGTCTGAGCACGACAGGCAAACCGAGGGACAACCACAGAGTCCAAAGGAGTAAGGCACTCCTGGTTGCATTGCTGGGGAATCTGCAGTAATTGCATTATTGGGTCCATCTCAGTTCAGTGTTTCCCAGTTTCCAGCTGATGCTGCACTTTCTGAATCCCCCACAGGTAAGAGTGACAAACTGCGTCATTAAAAGTTCATTAAAAAGAACTGGAGGCGGTCAGTGAGAGAGCAGATAGATCATGCAGTCAGTGTGCGAGCCCTCGGACGGTGGGCGCTTGCGGCGCATAGGATGCTGGGAGCTGACCTCGATGCTGTAGTTGTCGGGGCTCTCTCTGTAGGCGGAGGCGATGCTGGCCTGCACAGCGTGGATCCAGGCCTGTCGCAGTTTCTCTGACTCTGCCTGTAGCATGCAGCTCCTGCAGAATACACATGCATTAGAGCACTGACACCTCAGATGGGCTCTCACTGATCCCCTTCCCCAAAAGACACTAATACCTTACATTACTCATGCGCACACAAgataaattacagtaaaatacaagCCTAATTCAGGCATAAAACTACATTCAAGTGCATGTTTTTCAAACAGTCAGCACAATAACCAATAAATTACACTGCTCCTTAAGCATCACTCTGCACCCCAGTACAACAAATGAGTTTATTGTTTTCTCATGTCAGGATCcttgtattatatttattttcagcttGAAAGGAAAGCTGTACTTTGTGCCCTTAATGACAACTTTTGGGGGAAATATCTTGGGAGGAAAAGAACAATGGGAGCAGTGTGAGAAAATGACTGTTGCCACATTAAATATCTTCGAAATACTGATTTCTATGAAAATCATGGTGTGGGAACACTGTGGGACTTACTTAGTGGGGGAGACCACCTCGAAGCAGAACCTCCTCTCGATGTCCTCGCAGGGCTTGACCGAGCACAGCCGCAGGTCCTCCACCACCACCGTCAGCGAGTCCTGTGACAGGTAGGCCGGGGGTGTCAATCACAGAGAAACCCTGCCCCCTCCTAACATCATCACCAAGACCCCACAATCCGCTAAACTGCACTCAGCGCTGGAATGGAtccgccccctctctctacaGTCGCGCTGCTGGGAGTAGGCAGATccattataaatattaatattatttaatgtttactattattattttaaaataatttgattaaaaCAATATCTGCATAGGAGCACAGCATCTCTGCCTTTAACTGCATCCCTGCTGACTATACCACTGAGCCATCATATCCATACtcatatgtatatgaatatatatactTCTGCAAGGTGGAGCTGCTTTAATTGTTCCATGCTTCCATACATGAACCTGATGCTCATTCTCTGTGTAGTTTACCTGGCCCCTTCCCTCACCTCGTCTTGTGAAACAACCCCAACCTCATTGCTAATGCCCTACACTTGAGGATACCTGGCCATATTGCAAACTCCTCCCAGCATTAATGCAATGCTGCAAGAATGTTACACAGCAGCTGTAAAAGCAGCTCCTGGCTCTCACGGATGCCTGCCGCAGTTGCATTTAACCCCTCAAGCCCCTGTGTAATCCTACATGGCCTTCCTCTCTGCCGAGAGACGGCAGAAGAGCTGCACTTGCCTTTAGCTTCTTCTGATACACCAGCTGGCTGTTCTGTATGGAGAACCACCGCCTGCGgagaaaaagatgaataaaagaTACGTTAGATGGATATCCTTGGCAGCTATAGTGCCGCCTGCCGAGCCGAAATAACGTCACCCGCGCTGGCCCCTGCGGATGACCACAGAGCCGCCTGTGAGACTGCCTCCCCCAGGAGATCTGCTGCTCCGATAGGGGATACATCGAATGCGGGCTGAGATCACATCAAGCATCCTTTAAGGACAACGACatcaggagagaggggggaaacaGGGCAATCCATTTCATAGACACGCGAAGAGAGAATCAATCGCAGAATGGCCTGTGGGGGGGCTGTCTAATGGATCTGATGTGTGGAGTGGGTGGGATGGATCTCCGGTAAGCCATTACCCTTACGCCCCATGAATGAATGAGGAGCCCCTGCTCAGCAGAGGCTGGCTCCACAGCAATCGTGCATTCAACCGTCCACTAATGCTCCTCTCCTCAGGTGCCCTGCGCTATCGCCCACCAGCCTGTGTACTTCACGTGTACCTCACCCACTAACACTAATGTGCAGGTGCTGTGCTAAATCCGAGAAAGCgtgtttttaaacattgttaCAGGTCCTTGTTAGCCTAACAGAGGCTAGTGGCTGTTTAGAATACATCACTGCAGAGTCTGCTTCCTTCAACCACTAATGATTGATTTATGTTCAATGAGCTGATGGGATTCTCAGGGCATCTTCCCACTTAAACCTCCAAGATGCAATTCAAACCAGTGCACACTTGCAGCCGTGTGCATACCCTGTAGGCAGACGTGATTGTAGGTTTTCCCAGAATTCCGTGCTCAGTGGGCCGGAGGAGCTCAGACCCACCTGTTCCACGTCTTGAAGGCGTTGCTGGCTCTCTTGAACAGGTACCCCTCCATCACCACGCCGTTGGGGGCGTCGACGTTGAACTCCACTTTGGTGTCGTCGTAGGAGAAATCCTGTGGAAAAACAAGGTCGGAGCGTGACAGTCAGCCCCCACTGTCCGTGCTTCCCCCCCGGTGCGTGATGCCATTGGTCTTATTGACTATGACCCCGAGAGGGCGTGTGAAGGTGTTTGTCTGAGAATGAGTTTAATTTTAGAGGATGTGTAGGAAGCGAGAGCTCTGTCCTACTGTTAAATTAGCATGCTTATTAGGCTAACACAAGCACACTCTGAAGAAAAGCCTTCCCACACACAGCCCATTGTCTCTGTGAGAGGCAAGCCAGGAAGAGAGCAACTGATTAAAATGGAGGCAGAAACACTGTGTGGTAACTGAAGAGGGACTTTCAATGTTTTGGGTAGGTCACACATTACAAACCTAAAGCTAACAGACAGTTTCTCAATGAAAAGATGGTTAAGATACATGACAAAGGTATACAGTTTGTGATGAACAAGATGGTTGCAACTGAGCTAGACCTCACCATTTGTACAGAATGACTGCATGACTGTGTGAAAATGACTCCTATCTCTAGATACCTAGACCATTGCATAATGCAGGTATATGATTTAGCAGACATGAATGAAAGGAAGATGCCcattcatgtttgtttgcacTAAAACATTTCTGATGACATTTCAAGAGTGGCAACATGTGAAATATGCCAGGCACTATTGGAAGACTATCTGATCAGTAAAAAATCTGCCAGCCTATATTTCTTGTAAACTCCAAAAAGTGCCACAGGGAAAAGAATGGACAAAAAGctataaaacagaacacataTGAATTCATTTGATAAAAGCTGTAACAATTTATTTCCTTtgaaggatgttttttttatatatgatacactgtataatggtacagtttaagcagcacacacaaacacatgcatactagcaaggaaaaataatcacacacacattttgcaaaaCACCATGACATACTTTCTAGAAAGACACTTTGAAGACTGATTCACACCACCCTTTCGGAAATCCCACCAGTTTTGTTGACTTGAGTGACGCAAATAGTTGCATAAC
This portion of the Megalops cyprinoides isolate fMegCyp1 chromosome 7, fMegCyp1.pri, whole genome shotgun sequence genome encodes:
- the LOC118780555 gene encoding arf-GAP with coiled-coil, ANK repeat and PH domain-containing protein 3-like yields the protein MTVDFEECIKDSPRFRANIDEVETDVVEIEAKLDKLVKLCSGMIEAGKAYISANKLFVNGIRDLSQQCKKDEMISECLEKCGDSLQEIVNYHMILFDQAQRSVKQQLHNFVKEDVRKFKDTKKHFDKVREDMEIAQVKNAQAPRNKPHEVEEATGTLNITRKCFRHLALDYVLQINVLQAKKKFEILDAMLSFMHAQYTLFQQGYNLLEEIDPYMKKLAAELDQLVIDSAMEKRDMEHKHATIQQRTLLQDFSYDDTKVEFNVDAPNGVVMEGYLFKRASNAFKTWNRRWFSIQNSQLVYQKKLKDSLTVVVEDLRLCSVKPCEDIERRFCFEVVSPTKSCMLQAESEKLRQAWIHAVQASIASAYRESPDNYSIERLDRTASPSTSSIDSASEPRERSVRGDSILQRVQSIPGNEQCCDCGQADPRWASINLGILLCIECSGIHRSLGVHCSKVRSLTLDSWEPELLKLMCELGNSVINHIYEGTCEELGLKKPGPSSSRQEKEAWIKAKYVEKRFLKKMAGGEALVNGERKSRRWSVKKCQRHNSSTRAPKTRRKYRQDPGSASPGNLSSAATALERKFRRDSLFCPDELDTLFSYFDTGSGPRSPAGLSSDSGLGGSTDGSTDILVFGSVVDSVTEEECEVSEESSGEAELEPETSDPEDPRDLHPGVLLYKASRARNLPVMAEALAHGADVNAVNEEDESKSPLIQAVIGGSLIACEFLLQNGADVNQRDTKGRGPLHHATYLGHTGQVCLFLKRGATQNDGDEDGQDPLSIAVQAANADIVTLLRLARMNEEMRESEGPFGQPGDTTYLDIFREFSHMASHDPEKLKRRSVHFRHSFR